The following coding sequences lie in one Silene latifolia isolate original U9 population chromosome 5, ASM4854445v1, whole genome shotgun sequence genomic window:
- the LOC141657967 gene encoding uncharacterized protein LOC141657967, which translates to MRRVREKIDGYYGIDVDSAGRSGGLAFMWKKEIDCSFVSASLHHMDFHIREGGKEWRVTGFYGWPSVTDRHLSWDLLRLLYGQSSLPWICIGDFNEVLFSTEMKGGSRAQWQMNNFQAAVDFCGLKDVAWEGYAFTYDNGQAGDNNRQCMIDRAMCTEAWLDLFPYAKNFHLDREWSDHAPLKLIFDRREIGGKTRSRFRFEQVWVGEEGCEEAVCRGVEKGRGNLPATIQACAKELLAWKKISIGKINRALETKRRQLTRLNEGDRTDAAVQKRRKLIAEIANLYKQEEQYWRQRSRALWLKDGDRNTKFFHSKAGERRSKNFIPLLIDDQGRECRGNEEVERVAVQYFEELFRTSEPNNFNDVLIGLEGRVTERMNQMLRMEFREEEIVEALNQMHPLKAPGPDGMNGLFFQTYWNEIGPQVIPAVLDILRGNASPACLNKTNIVLIPKKKAPDKIRDFRPISLCNVAYKLVSKVLANRLKLFLGEIVSENQSAFTPGRLITDNILMAFEMFHFMKNNRQSDGYMALKLDMAKAYDRVEWVFLRQVLLTMGFDTGWVQRVMACVTTVTFSVLVNGSPSVEFRPSRGLRQGDPLSPYLFLLCAEALSNMLRRAVENQTIHGIQIAATAPVISHLLFADDSIFFVRATTQEADAVNDILRSYEAASGQLVSLEKTTVVYSRGVTQGQRDAVTARLGVGEVGEHGRYLGLPTVIGRSKKVLTDIIRDKLSKRLQGWRGKILSRAGKEVLIKAVANSLPTYVMSVFKIPANFCDELRAIVARFWWGHDESKRGIHWVSWRKMARPKGEGGMGFRDFRQFNLALLGKQAWRLLTDPTSLWARLMKAKYYPHDDFMTAGIGYNPSYTWRGIVEAKGVMERGLRRRIGDGTETRVWGQAWLPLTHTGRIISPCPQGLESMCVAELMMPNAAEWDEDKLNQTLLPIDIQRVRDIRISPNKPPDIWYWGGEKDGLYSVRSAYKTEALATRANIAARVGGEFSFCPFCLSNLESSLHLFRDCGVAKWVWDGLGLGELTKGRGADVKEWVEGCWKEMCMEEGAKLMVGCWAIWEHRNKVIFDNAAVAPEDVVRRAKDVIHEGAGIGNGRPNGGGHERGGDQREEETGWRPAQEGFVKINVDAGVKEGEGVSTGVVCRDTHGHVIWGVSIGRDQCWEVPFAEATAIMDGLEEAAVRGIRKVEVESDCLSVIEAIRGKQLGRSMFHQLLNDIVMFSSNFESVVWSYASRVNNCVAHGLAHIVPRVVGKVVWEDGLPPSVNTAVAFDRLLI; encoded by the exons ATGAGGAGGGTTAGGGAGAAGATTGATGGGTATTATGGGATCGATGTGGATAGTGCGGGGAGGTCGGGAGGTCTCGCTTTCATGTGGAAAAAAGAAATCGACTGTTCCTTTGTTTCGGCTTCTTTGCACCATATGGACTTTCATATTCGGGAGGGGGGAAAGGAATGGAGAGTGACGGGCTTCTATGGTTGGCCAAGCGTGACTGATAGACATCTTTCTTGGGACTTACTTCGGCTGCTATACGGCCAATCATCGCTACCTTGGATTTGTATAGGTGATTTTAATGAGGTCTTGTTTTCTACGGAGATGAAAGGGGGAAGTAGGGCCCAATGGCAGATGAATAATTTTCAAGCAGCTGTGGATTTCTGTGGTCTGAAAGATGTGGCGTGGGAAGGGTATGCATTTACATATGACAATGGACAAGCGGGCGATAATAATAGGCAATGTATGATTGACCGTGCTATGTGCACCGAGGCGTGGTTAGACTTGTTTCCATATGCAAAAAACTTTCATCTTGACAGGGAATGGTCGGACCACGCTCCTTTGAAGCTGATCTTCGATAGACGTGAGATAGGAGGAAAAACAAGGAGCAGGTTCAGATTCGAGCAAGTTTGGGTAGGTGAGGAGGGGTGTGAGGAAGCTGTGTGTCGAGGTGTGGAAAAGGGCAGGGGAAACTTACCAGCTACAATTCAGGCGTGTGCTAAGGAACTTCTTGCTTGGAAGAAAATTAGTATTGGCAAGATCAATCGGGCACTGGAAACGAAACGCAGACAATTGACTCGACTAAATGAAGGAGATAGGACGGATGCAGCGGTTCAAAAGAGGAGGAAATTAATTGCGGAGATTGCAAATTTATATAAGCAAGAAGAGCAATATTGGCGGCAACGGTCTAGAGCTCTATGGTTAAAAGATGGGGACCGTAACACAAAATTTTTCCATTCCAAAGCTGGGGAAAGACGGAGCAAGAACTTTATTCCTCTTCTTATTGACGATCAGGGGCGAGAATGCAGAGGGAACGAGGAAGTAGAACGGGTAGCCGTGCAGTACTTTGAAGAGCTGTTTCGGACATCTGAGCCGAATAATTTTAATGATGTGCTGATAGGGTTGGAAGGACGGGTTACGGAAAGAATGAACCAAATGCTGCGCATGGAGTTTCGCGAGGAGGAGATTGTGGAGGCGTTAAACCAAATGCATCCCCTTAAAGCTCCGGGTCCTGACGGTATGAACGGGCTCTTCTTTCAAACTTATTGGAATGAAATTGGGCCACAAGTGATTCCTGCGGTGCTAGATATATTGCGTGGGAATGCGAGCCCCGCGTGCCTCAACAAGACCAATATTGTTCTTATACCGAAGAAGAAAGCGCCAGATAAGATAAGGGATTTCCGACCCATCAGTTTATGTAATGTGGCCTATAAATTGGTGTCGAAAGTTCTGGCGAACCGGCTGAAGCTGTTCCTTGGGGAAATTGTCTCGGAAAACCAGAGTGCCTTTACTCCAGGTCGACTGATCACTGATAATATTTTAATGGCGTTTGAAATGTTCCATTTTATGAAGAATAATAGACAGTCAGACGGATACATGGCACTGAAACTTGATATGGCGAAGGCGTATGATAGAGTGGAGTGGGTCTTTCTGAGACAGGTGCTGCTGACTATGGGGTTTGATACGGGCTGGGTCCAGCGTGTTATGGCTTGTGTTACTACTGTGACTTTTTCGGTGCTTGTTAACGGCTCCCCTTCAGTTGAGTTTCGGCCATCTAGAGGATTACGACAGGGTGATCCGTTGTCTCCATATTTATTTCTTCTCTGCGCGGAGGCGTTGTCCAATATGCTCCGAAGGGCTGTCGAAAATCAGACGATACATGGGATTCAGATTGCAGCCACGGCACCAGTGATATCACATCTTCTATTTGCTGATGACAGCATTTTCTTTGTTAGGGCAACGACACAAGAAGCAGATGCAGTGAATGATATTTTGAGGAGTTATGAAGCGGCCTCTGGACAGCTGGTAAGCTTAGAAAAGACGACAGTGGTTTATAGTAGGGGGGTCACTCAGGGTCAACGTGATGCTGTGACAGCTAGATTGGGAGTTGGGGAAGTTGGGGAACATGGGCGATATCTCGGACTCCCGACGGTGATTGGACGGTCCAAGAAGGTGCTTACCGATATCATTAGAGATAAGCTTAGCAAAAGGTTACAGGGATGGCGCGGGAAAATTTTGTCGAGGGCTGGTAAGGAGGTTCTCATAAAGGCTgtggccaattcactccctacctatgtgatgagtgttTTTAAAATTCCGGCAAATTTCTGTGATGAGCTAAGAGCAATTGTAGCACGCTTCTGGTGGGGACACGATGAGAGCAAGAGGGGAATTCATTGGGTGTCGTGGCGGAAAATGGCTCGCCCAAAAGGAGAGGGAGGTATGGGTTTTCGCGATTTTAGACAATTTAATCTCGCGCTTTTAGGCAAGCAGGCATGGAGATTGCTCACTGACCCGACTAGCTTGTGGGCTCGGTTAATGAAGGCCAAATACTATCCTCACGACGATTTTATGACGGCTGGGATTGGATATAATCCTAGCTACACTTGGCGAGGGATTGTGGAAGCAAAGGGGGTGATGGAGCGTGGGCTTAGGAGACGCATTGGGGATGGTACCGAGACTAGGGTGTGGGGGCAGGCATGGCTCCCTCTCACGCATACGGGACGAATTATATCACCGTGTCCACAAGGATTGGAGAGCATGTGTGTAGCTGAGCTGATGATGCCGAATGCTGCTGAGTGGGATGAGGATAAATTGAACCAAACTCTCCTTCCTATCGACATTCAGCGGGTCCGTGATATTCGTATTAGCCCGAACAAACCACCGGACATATGGTATTGGGGAGGAGAGAAAGATGGTTTATACTCGGTGAGGAGTGCGTATAAGAC TGAAGCGCTCGCCACAAGAGCCAACATTGCTGCCCGAGTTGGAGGTGAGTTTTCTTTCTGTCCTTTTTGTCTTTCTAATCTTGAGTCAAGCCTTCATTTATTTCGGGATTGTGGGGTGGCAAAATGGGTCTGGGATGGTTTGGGGTTGGGCGAATTGACAAAAGGGAGGGGCGCTGATGTTAAGGAATGGGTGGAGGGGTGCTGGAAGGAGATGTGCATGGAGGAAGGGGCAAAACTGATGGTAGGGTGTTGGGCGATATGGGAACACCGCAACAAGGTAATTTTCGATAATGCAGCTGTGGCTCCGGAGGATGTGGTAAGACGGGCGAAAGATGTCATTCATGAGGGTGCGGGTATTGGGAATGGGAGGCCTAATGGGGGTGGACATGAACGAGGAGGAGATCAAAGGGAAGAGGAGACGGGATGGAGACCGGCGCAGGAGGGCTTTGTGAAGATAAATGTGGATGCGGGAGTTAAGGAGGGTGAAGGGGTTAGTACGGGGGTGGTTTGCCGTGACACCCATGGCCATGTGATATGGGGAGTGTCGATAGGAAGGGATCAATGCTGGGAGGTGCCCTTCGCAGAAGCTACCGCTATAATGGACGGACTGGAGGAAGCAGCTGTGCGGGGAATCCGAAAGGTGGAGGTAGAGAGCGATTGCTTATCGGTGATAGAAGCTATCCGAGGAAAGCAGCTGGGTCGAAGCATGTTTCATCAACTTTTGAATGATATTGTTATGTTTAGTTCAAATTTCGAGTCTGTTGTTTGGTCTTATGCTAGTCGAGTCAATAACTGTGTTGCACATGGGTTAGCTCATATTGTCCCACGTGTCGTAGGAAAGGTTGTATGGGAGGATGGTCTTCCACCTTCTGTTAACACTGCTGTTGCTTTTGATCGTTTATTAATATAG
- the LOC141656458 gene encoding calcium/calmodulin-regulated receptor-like kinase 1, whose product MAGNASSGLILGISIGVVIGVCLAVFTLYCFRFQRKRAQIDNSSSRRASTIPIRTNGVDTCTVLSDSTAGADSPRQFGKNSNGMSLWFDGFRKSNVVSASGIPEYSYRDLQKATQNFTTIIGQGAFGPVYKAQMLTGEIVAVKVLATDSKQGEREFETEVKLLGRLHHRNLLNLVGYCIEKGTNMLIYVYMSNGSLASHLYNDKKEPLRWDRRIHIALDVARGLEYLHDGAVPSVIHRDIKSSNILLDQSMKARVADFGLSREEMADGHASHLKGTIGYLDPEYISSKTFTKKSDVYSYGVLLFELIAARNPNQGLMEYVELAAMNTEGGCGWEEIVDSRLEGSFDVVELNEVAALAYKCINRVPKKRPSMRDIVQVLSRILKSRRSRKPFETSLTATPEDVTIDINEAELQTPVRELRRQDSIDSADTDF is encoded by the exons ATGGCTGGGAATGCATCTAGTGGTTTGATACTTGGTATTTCAATTGGGGTAGTAATTGGAGTGTGTTTAGCTGTTTTTACACTGTATTGCTTTAGATTCCAGAGAAAGCGCGCTCAAATAGACAATAGTAGTTCTAGGAGAGCTTCGACAATTCCTATCCGTACAAATGGTGTTGATACTTGTACAGTCTTGTCAGACTCTACTGCTGGTGCTGATTCACCCCGACAATTTGGGAAAAATTCTAATGGGATGTCTTTGtggtttgatgggtttaggaagAGTAATGTTGTTTCTGCATCTGGCATACCTGAGTACTCTTACAG GGATTTACAGAAAGCAACTCAAAATTTTACAACTATCATTGGGCAAGGTGCATTTGGTCCGGTATACAAAGCACAGATGTTGACTGGCGAAATAGTTGCCGTGAAGGTTCTAGCAACGGACTCAAAGCAAGGCGAGAGGGAGTTTGAAACGGAG GTGAAACTGCTCGGAAGGTTACATCATAGAAATCTTTTAAATTTGGTTGGATATTGTATAGAAAAGGGCACAAACATGCTTATATATGTCTACATGAGCAACGGCAGTCTAGCTTCTCATTTATACA atgataagaaggaacCTTTAAGATGGGATCGAAGGATTCATATAGCATTGGATGTAGCTAGGGGCTTGGAGTATCTTCATGACGGG GCAGTTCCTTCTGTAATACATCGTGACATTAAATCGTCTAATATTTTGCTGGATCAGTCAATGAAAGCCAGA GTGGCTGATTTCGGGCTTTCAAGGGAAGAAATGGCTGACGGGCATGCCTCTCATCTGAAAGGGACTATTGGCTATCTTGATCCCGAGTATATTTCATCCAAAACCTTCACGAAGAAAAGTGATGTCTACAGTTATGGCGTACTACTCTTTGAACTTATTGCAGCAAGGAACCCTAATCAAGGCCTAATGGAATATGTTGAGCTG GCTGCAATGAATACAGAGGGAGGTTGTGGATGGGAGGAAATAGTCGATTCTCGCCTTGAGGGTAGTTTTGATGTGGTAGAGCTCAACGAGGTAGCCGCTCTTGCATACAAATGTATCAACCGTGTTCCTAAGAAAAGGCCGTCCATGAGAGACATAGTCCAAGTATTGTCACGGATCCTGAAATCTCGGCGTAGCAGGAAACCTTTCGAAACATCCCTGACTGCAACACCCGAGGACGTGACTATTGATATCAATGAAGCAGAGTTGCAGACTCCAGTGCGTGAACTCAGGAGGCAAGACTCTATAGATAGCGCCGACACTGACTTTTGA